The following proteins come from a genomic window of Nostoc sp. ATCC 53789:
- a CDS encoding F0F1 ATP synthase subunit B — MGIMGTFLLLAAEANAVHSELAEGAAEGGFGLNLDIFETNLINLAILVGILFYFGRKVLSNILNERQSNIATAIQEAEGRLKEAKTALSQAQEQLKQSQAEAERIRQSSVENAQKAKEALLAKAAQDVERLKQTAAADLNSETERAIAQLRQRVATLALQKVESQLKGGIADDAQQSLIDRSIAQLGGNV; from the coding sequence ATGGGTATCATGGGGACATTCTTATTACTTGCCGCAGAAGCGAACGCTGTTCACTCTGAATTGGCAGAAGGCGCAGCAGAAGGTGGTTTCGGTCTAAACCTAGACATTTTTGAAACCAATCTGATCAATCTAGCGATTCTGGTTGGCATACTATTCTACTTCGGACGTAAAGTTTTAAGCAATATCCTGAACGAGCGACAATCCAATATTGCCACCGCAATTCAGGAAGCAGAAGGGCGCTTAAAAGAGGCAAAGACTGCCCTTTCCCAAGCGCAAGAGCAGTTGAAGCAATCTCAAGCAGAAGCAGAACGTATCCGCCAATCGTCCGTAGAAAATGCTCAAAAAGCGAAAGAAGCCTTGTTAGCGAAAGCAGCGCAAGACGTAGAACGCTTGAAACAAACAGCAGCAGCAGATTTAAACAGCGAAACCGAGCGAGCGATCGCTCAACTACGGCAACGAGTTGCTACACTAGCATTGCAAAAAGTCGAATCGCAACTCAAAGGCGGGATTGCCGACGATGCTCAACAAAGTTTAATTGATCGTAGCATCGCACAACTGGGAGGCAATGTATGA
- a CDS encoding class I SAM-dependent methyltransferase, which produces MSDSQTVSAAVAKLYNTYPFPPEALLDEPPPGYNWRWNWLAAHNFCIGQKPQRQDIRILDAGCGTGVSTEYLVHLNPQASVVGIDLSIGALDVAKERCQRSGANRVEFHHLSLFDVEQLPGEFDLINCVGVLHHTSDPIRGIQALAQKLAPGGLMHIFVYGELGRWEIQLMQKAIALLQGDKKGDYRDGVQVGRQIFASLPENNRIVKYEKQRWSLENHKDEHFADMYVHPQEIDYNIETLFELIDASGLEFIGFSNPSFWDLERLLSKAPELVERAKELSDRQLYRLIELLDPEVTHYEFFLGRPPLVKTDWSDDKALLAAIPELNPCIEGFPSQCFFNYNYQIVNLSEPEFEFMQKCDANSTVADILTDGQLGLDEVRKLLQQQLILLAPA; this is translated from the coding sequence ATGTCCGATTCCCAAACTGTTAGTGCTGCTGTTGCCAAACTCTACAATACCTATCCCTTTCCGCCAGAAGCTTTGTTGGATGAACCACCACCAGGCTATAACTGGCGCTGGAACTGGCTAGCTGCTCATAATTTTTGCATAGGTCAAAAACCCCAAAGGCAAGATATTCGGATTTTAGATGCAGGTTGCGGTACAGGGGTAAGTACAGAGTACCTGGTTCATCTCAATCCCCAGGCTTCTGTTGTGGGGATTGATCTCAGTATTGGGGCTTTGGATGTAGCAAAAGAACGTTGTCAGCGTTCTGGTGCTAACCGTGTTGAGTTTCATCACCTCAGCTTGTTTGATGTGGAACAGTTACCAGGTGAGTTTGATTTAATTAACTGTGTTGGCGTTTTGCACCATACCTCCGATCCAATTCGCGGTATTCAAGCTTTGGCGCAGAAGTTAGCCCCAGGCGGCTTAATGCACATTTTTGTGTACGGAGAGTTGGGACGCTGGGAAATTCAACTCATGCAAAAAGCGATCGCACTTCTGCAAGGTGACAAAAAAGGCGACTACCGCGATGGTGTCCAAGTCGGACGGCAAATATTTGCTTCTTTACCAGAAAATAACCGAATTGTCAAATACGAAAAGCAGCGTTGGTCATTAGAAAACCACAAGGATGAACACTTTGCCGATATGTACGTTCATCCCCAAGAAATTGACTACAACATTGAGACGCTGTTTGAATTAATTGATGCTTCGGGATTAGAGTTTATTGGTTTCTCGAATCCGAGTTTCTGGGATTTGGAGAGACTTTTGAGCAAAGCACCAGAGTTAGTAGAACGGGCAAAAGAATTGAGCGATCGCCAGCTTTATCGCCTGATAGAATTACTAGACCCAGAAGTAACTCATTACGAGTTTTTCCTTGGCCGTCCTCCCTTAGTAAAAACTGACTGGTCAGACGACAAAGCTTTATTAGCGGCGATTCCCGAACTTAATCCTTGTATTGAAGGATTTCCCAGTCAATGCTTCTTTAATTACAATTACCAAATTGTTAATTTATCTGAACCAGAGTTTGAATTTATGCAAAAGTGTGATGCTAATTCTACAGTTGCAGATATTTTGACAGATGGGCAACTGGGATTAGATGAAGTAAGAAAACTTCTTCAGCAGCAACTGATATTATTAGCACCTGCTTAA
- the atpH gene encoding ATP synthase F1 subunit delta, with protein sequence MTSQVAAAEVAQPYAQALLSIAQSKNLTEEFGEDARTFLGLLRADKQLHNFFSNPFIQAENKKALIKKILGEGSNPYLRNFLLILVDKRRIAFLESIFQQYLALLRQLNQTVLAEVISAVPLTEAQQQAIIQKVIAISNARQVELETKVDSELIGGVIIKVGSQVIDASIRGQLRRLSLRLTNS encoded by the coding sequence ATGACAAGTCAGGTAGCGGCAGCCGAAGTAGCCCAACCTTACGCACAGGCACTTTTGTCAATAGCGCAATCGAAAAATTTGACAGAAGAGTTCGGGGAAGATGCGCGGACTTTCCTGGGACTGCTCAGAGCAGACAAACAGCTACACAACTTCTTCAGCAACCCGTTTATTCAGGCTGAGAACAAAAAAGCTCTCATCAAAAAAATACTCGGTGAAGGCTCTAACCCCTACTTACGCAACTTTTTGTTGATATTAGTAGACAAACGCCGCATTGCATTCTTGGAATCGATTTTTCAACAATATCTGGCGCTGTTGCGGCAGCTGAATCAAACCGTATTAGCGGAAGTAATTTCAGCCGTTCCCCTCACAGAAGCTCAACAGCAGGCAATTATCCAAAAGGTCATTGCCATCAGTAATGCTCGCCAGGTAGAACTAGAAACCAAGGTAGACAGTGAGTTAATTGGTGGTGTGATTATTAAAGTAGGTTCGCAGGTAATTGATGCCAGTATCCGGGGTCAACTGCGCCGCCTTTCATTGCGCTTAACTAATAGCTAG
- the atpB gene encoding F0F1 ATP synthase subunit A: MQMLSVLNAFNSFPLAELEVGHHFYWQLGNLKIHGQVFLTSWFVISILVVASIAATRNAQRIPKGIQNLMEYALEFIRDLAKNQLGEKEYRPWVPFIGTLFLFIFVSNWSGALIPWKLIKLPSGELAAPTNDINTTVALALLTSLAYFYAGFSKRGLGYFKKYIEPTPVLLPIAILEDFTKPLSLSFRLFGNILADELVVAVLVLLVPLFVPLPVMALGLFTSAIQALVFATLAGAYIHEAMEGHGGEEHEEH, translated from the coding sequence ATGCAAATGCTTAGTGTCTTAAACGCCTTTAATTCTTTTCCCCTCGCCGAATTAGAAGTAGGTCATCATTTCTACTGGCAGTTGGGCAATCTTAAAATTCATGGGCAAGTTTTTCTCACCTCATGGTTTGTGATTAGCATTTTAGTAGTGGCTTCAATAGCTGCTACTCGCAACGCACAAAGAATTCCCAAGGGCATCCAGAATTTGATGGAATACGCCCTAGAATTTATTCGTGATTTGGCCAAAAACCAACTTGGTGAGAAAGAGTACCGCCCTTGGGTGCCATTTATTGGCACATTGTTCTTGTTTATTTTCGTATCGAACTGGTCAGGTGCGTTAATTCCCTGGAAGCTCATCAAGCTACCTTCGGGCGAATTGGCAGCTCCCACCAATGACATCAATACGACTGTTGCATTGGCATTGCTGACTTCCTTAGCGTACTTTTATGCGGGTTTTAGCAAGCGGGGTTTAGGCTACTTTAAGAAATATATAGAGCCAACACCCGTTTTGTTGCCGATCGCAATTCTCGAAGATTTCACCAAGCCCCTCTCCCTAAGCTTCCGGCTATTTGGTAATATTTTGGCGGATGAATTGGTAGTCGCGGTATTGGTGCTGCTAGTTCCTCTATTTGTACCTCTGCCTGTAATGGCCTTGGGTTTATTTACCAGTGCCATTCAAGCCCTGGTTTTCGCCACCCTAGCCGGAGCATACATTCATGAGGCAATGGAGGGACATGGTGGAGAAGAACATGAGGAGCATTAA
- the atpA gene encoding F0F1 ATP synthase subunit alpha has translation MSISIRPDEISSIIQQQIEQYDQEVKVANVGTVLQVGDGIARIYGLEKAMAGELLEFEDGTIGIAQNLEEDNVGAVLMGEGLEIQEGSSVTATGRIAQIPVGEALIGRVVDALGRPIDGKGDIKSSESRLIESPAPGIIARRSVHEPMQTGITAIDSMIPIGRGQRELIIGDRQTGKTAIAIDTIINQKEEDVVCVYVAIGQKASTVANVVQTLQEKGAMDYTIVVAASASEPATLQYLAPYTGATIAEYFMYKGKATLVIYDDLSKQAQAYRQMSLLLRRPPGREAYPGDVFYIHSRLLERAAKLSDELGKGSMTALPIIETQAGDVSAYIPTNVISITDGQIFLSSDLFNAGIRPAVNPGISVSRVGSAAQTKAMKKVAGKIKLELAQFDDLQAFAQFASDLDKATQDQLARGQRLRELLKQPQNSPLSVYEQVAILYAGINGYLDDVPVDKVTTFTQGLREYLKTGKTQYAEGVRASKALGDAEEAALKEALTEYKKTFKAAA, from the coding sequence ATGAGCATATCAATTAGACCTGACGAAATTAGCAGCATTATCCAACAACAAATCGAGCAATACGATCAAGAGGTCAAAGTTGCTAACGTTGGTACCGTCCTACAAGTAGGTGACGGTATTGCCCGGATCTATGGTCTGGAAAAGGCTATGGCTGGGGAACTCTTAGAATTTGAAGATGGCACAATTGGCATCGCCCAAAACTTAGAAGAAGACAACGTGGGCGCGGTGTTGATGGGTGAAGGGCTAGAAATTCAAGAAGGTAGTTCTGTAACCGCTACTGGTAGAATTGCTCAAATTCCAGTCGGGGAAGCCTTAATTGGAAGAGTTGTAGACGCTTTGGGTCGCCCCATCGATGGTAAGGGAGACATCAAATCCTCAGAAAGCCGTTTGATTGAATCTCCAGCGCCTGGTATTATTGCTCGTCGATCTGTACACGAACCCATGCAAACGGGGATTACAGCTATTGACTCAATGATTCCCATCGGTCGCGGTCAACGGGAATTGATTATTGGCGATCGCCAAACCGGTAAAACTGCGATCGCGATCGACACCATCATCAACCAAAAAGAAGAAGATGTAGTTTGTGTCTACGTTGCGATCGGTCAAAAAGCTTCCACCGTAGCTAACGTGGTGCAGACATTGCAAGAAAAAGGCGCGATGGATTACACCATCGTCGTCGCCGCTAGTGCCAGTGAACCAGCAACACTACAATACCTAGCTCCTTACACAGGCGCAACTATTGCCGAGTACTTTATGTACAAAGGCAAAGCTACCCTAGTAATTTACGACGATCTTTCCAAACAAGCCCAAGCTTATCGCCAAATGTCCCTGCTGCTACGTCGCCCACCCGGACGCGAAGCTTACCCCGGAGATGTATTCTACATTCACTCTCGCTTATTAGAAAGAGCCGCCAAGCTGAGTGATGAATTAGGTAAAGGCAGCATGACCGCCCTACCAATCATCGAAACCCAAGCTGGTGACGTTTCGGCATACATCCCCACAAACGTAATTTCCATTACCGATGGTCAGATATTCCTATCTTCTGACTTGTTCAACGCTGGTATCCGTCCAGCTGTGAACCCAGGTATTTCAGTATCCCGCGTGGGTTCTGCGGCTCAAACCAAGGCAATGAAAAAAGTTGCTGGTAAGATTAAATTGGAACTAGCCCAATTTGACGACCTGCAAGCCTTCGCACAATTTGCTTCTGACTTAGATAAAGCCACTCAAGACCAGTTGGCACGTGGTCAACGGTTACGCGAACTTCTTAAGCAGCCACAAAATTCGCCACTCTCAGTATACGAGCAAGTAGCAATTCTTTACGCTGGTATCAATGGATACTTGGATGATGTGCCTGTAGATAAAGTTACCACCTTTACCCAAGGTCTGCGGGAGTACTTAAAGACTGGTAAAACCCAGTATGCCGAAGGAGTAAGAGCCTCCAAAGCACTAGGTGATGCAGAAGAAGCTGCCTTGAAAGAAGCACTTACCGAATACAAGAAGACTTTCAAAGCAGCAGCGTAA
- a CDS encoding helix-turn-helix domain-containing protein yields MGCRLKVFLTEQEKLTLEELRKAKHVPQRTKDRAQVLLLNNRGLKNEQIAKGLNWAISTVRQTLHRWEKMGLAGLWDASGRGGKPRYSESDLVYLENCLAQESQTYNSKQLAKKLASERQVSLSADRLRRVLKQRGRRFGTARKQPQEQNH; encoded by the coding sequence ATGGGATGCAGATTAAAAGTCTTTCTAACTGAGCAAGAAAAGCTGACTTTAGAAGAGTTAAGAAAAGCTAAACATGTTCCTCAACGCACCAAGGATCGGGCTCAAGTCTTACTGTTAAATAATCGTGGCTTAAAAAACGAGCAAATTGCTAAGGGTTTGAACTGGGCAATTTCAACAGTACGTCAAACCCTTCATCGCTGGGAAAAGATGGGTTTAGCAGGTCTGTGGGATGCTTCTGGACGAGGTGGAAAACCTCGATATTCAGAATCAGATTTGGTTTATCTAGAAAATTGTTTAGCTCAAGAATCACAGACTTATAACTCTAAACAATTAGCAAAAAAACTGGCATCTGAACGCCAGGTAAGCTTGAGTGCAGATCGGTTACGACGGGTACTTAAACAAAGAGGAAGAAGGTTTGGAACCGCACGCAAACAACCCCAGGAACAGAATCATTAA
- a CDS encoding diflavin flavoprotein, translated as MVAMSTTGKANAENAQHRLTIQTVEIAPNTTAIRSLDWDRDRFDIEFGLQNGTTYNSYLIRGEQTVLIDTSHQKFRDLYLETLKGLVNPKTIDYIIVSHTEPDHSGLVEDVLQLAPRATVLASKVALQFLEGLVHDPFSKRVVKTGDRIDIGKGHEMEFVSAPNLHWPDTIFSFDRKTQILYTCDAFGMHFCDDRTFDEDLEAIEADFRFYYDCLMGPNARSLLNAMKRMGDLGKINIIANGHGPLLYHHLDVLTGCYENWSQKQAKAETTVGLFFVSDYGYGERLGHAIAEGILKTGVGVEVLDLSTAESQEIQELAGRAAGIIIGMPPSTAAAAQASISSVLAVAKNKQFLGLFECYGGDDEPIDTLRRQFLDSGIKEAFPPIRIKETPSASTFQLCEEAGKDIGQLLVRDRNIKQIKSLDVNMEKALGRISSGLYIVTTKKDNVSSAMLASWVTQASLQPLGLTIAVAKDRAIDSLMQVGDRFVLNVLEEGNYQELKKHFLKRLHPGADRFAGVKTQTAKNGSPILTDALAYIECEIQSSMECSDHWILYCTVQEGRVSKNDGLTAVRHRKVGNYY; from the coding sequence ATGGTAGCGATGTCTACGACCGGCAAGGCCAACGCAGAGAACGCTCAACATCGGCTAACTATACAAACTGTAGAAATTGCCCCTAACACAACGGCGATTCGCTCTCTTGACTGGGATCGTGATCGCTTCGATATCGAATTTGGACTACAAAACGGTACAACCTACAATTCATATCTAATTAGGGGCGAACAAACAGTTTTGATTGATACTTCTCACCAGAAGTTTCGCGATCTGTATTTAGAGACTTTAAAAGGTCTTGTTAACCCCAAGACAATTGATTACATAATTGTCAGCCACACAGAGCCAGACCATAGCGGTTTAGTAGAAGATGTCCTGCAATTAGCTCCTAGAGCTACCGTCTTAGCCTCAAAAGTTGCGCTTCAGTTTTTGGAAGGCTTAGTCCACGATCCATTTTCTAAGCGGGTTGTCAAAACCGGCGATCGCATCGATATAGGCAAAGGACACGAAATGGAATTCGTGAGTGCGCCTAATCTGCACTGGCCGGATACAATCTTTAGCTTTGACCGCAAAACCCAAATTCTCTACACCTGTGATGCTTTTGGGATGCACTTTTGTGACGATCGCACCTTTGACGAAGATTTAGAAGCTATCGAAGCTGACTTTAGATTTTACTACGACTGCTTGATGGGTCCTAACGCTCGTTCGCTACTGAATGCGATGAAGCGGATGGGCGATCTAGGAAAGATTAATATTATCGCAAATGGTCACGGCCCCTTATTATACCACCATTTAGATGTTCTGACCGGGTGTTACGAAAATTGGAGCCAAAAACAAGCTAAAGCAGAAACAACAGTAGGCTTGTTTTTTGTCTCAGATTACGGTTATGGCGAGCGCCTTGGTCACGCAATTGCCGAAGGTATTTTGAAAACTGGGGTTGGAGTAGAAGTACTAGATTTAAGTACTGCTGAGAGCCAAGAAATTCAAGAATTAGCTGGAAGAGCCGCTGGCATCATTATTGGTATGCCCCCAAGTACCGCCGCCGCCGCCCAAGCTAGTATCAGTTCAGTGCTAGCTGTCGCCAAGAATAAGCAATTTCTTGGGCTGTTTGAATGTTACGGTGGGGATGATGAACCCATTGATACACTCCGCAGACAATTTCTTGACTCTGGCATCAAAGAAGCTTTCCCACCCATTCGGATTAAAGAGACTCCCAGTGCATCAACATTCCAGTTGTGTGAAGAAGCTGGTAAAGACATCGGACAATTGCTAGTGCGCGATCGCAACATCAAGCAAATCAAGTCTCTTGATGTCAACATGGAAAAGGCGTTGGGTCGCATTAGTAGTGGACTATATATAGTCACGACTAAAAAAGATAATGTCTCAAGCGCAATGCTGGCATCTTGGGTAACGCAAGCGAGTTTGCAACCATTAGGATTAACAATTGCCGTTGCGAAAGACCGCGCCATTGATTCCTTAATGCAAGTAGGCGATCGCTTCGTCCTCAACGTTTTGGAAGAAGGCAATTATCAAGAATTGAAAAAGCACTTTCTCAAGCGCTTACATCCCGGTGCTGACCGCTTTGCAGGAGTGAAAACTCAAACCGCGAAAAACGGTTCTCCCATTCTAACTGATGCTCTGGCATACATCGAATGTGAAATACAGAGCAGCATGGAATGCAGCGACCACTGGATTTTATACTGCACAGTCCAAGAAGGTCGTGTCTCTAAAAACGATGGACTCACAGCCGTTCGCCATCGCAAAGTAGGTAATTACTACTAA
- a CDS encoding ATP synthase subunit I: protein MCSHHNLTVLVSSLVSLSDESIAPTPTTQQDAKTDSGDTESGNSMREFYQLFQRLLVITLVLTGVIFISVWIFYSLNIALNYLIGACTGVVYLKMLARDVEQLGSEKTSLSKTRFALFMGVMIVATQWRELQILPIFLGFLTYKATLLVYMVQIAFIPDS, encoded by the coding sequence ATGTGCAGTCATCATAATTTAACTGTACTGGTTTCAAGTCTCGTGAGCTTGTCAGACGAATCAATTGCGCCCACTCCGACAACGCAACAAGATGCTAAAACTGATTCTGGAGACACAGAATCAGGTAACTCTATGCGAGAGTTTTATCAACTCTTCCAGCGATTGTTGGTAATCACGCTTGTCTTGACGGGGGTTATTTTTATCTCTGTGTGGATTTTTTATTCCTTAAACATTGCCCTAAATTATTTAATTGGGGCGTGTACAGGTGTGGTTTACTTAAAAATGTTGGCTAGAGACGTTGAGCAACTTGGTAGTGAAAAAACCAGTTTGAGCAAAACTCGTTTTGCTCTATTTATGGGAGTCATGATCGTGGCAACTCAATGGCGTGAGCTACAGATTTTGCCCATATTTTTGGGATTTCTAACTTACAAAGCCACGCTCCTCGTCTATATGGTGCAAATTGCGTTCATTCCTGATTCTTAA
- the atpE gene encoding ATP synthase F0 subunit C yields the protein MDPLVQAASVLAAALAIGLAAIGPGIGQGNAAGQAVEGIARQPEAEGKIRGTLLLTLAFMESLTIYGLVIALVLLFANPFG from the coding sequence ATGGATCCATTAGTTCAGGCTGCTTCAGTTCTCGCTGCTGCTTTAGCGATTGGTTTAGCTGCAATTGGCCCTGGTATTGGTCAAGGTAACGCTGCTGGACAAGCAGTAGAAGGTATTGCTCGTCAACCTGAAGCAGAAGGAAAAATTCGCGGTACTCTGCTATTAACCTTGGCATTCATGGAATCCTTGACTATCTATGGTCTGGTAATTGCCCTGGTATTGCTGTTCGCTAACCCCTTCGGTTAA
- a CDS encoding F0F1 ATP synthase subunit gamma, giving the protein MANLKAIRDRIQSVKNTKKITEAMRLVAAARVRRAQEQVLATRPFADRLAQVLYGLQSRLRFEEANLPLLKKREVKSVGLLVISGDRGLCGGYNNNVIRRAENRAKEIKAEGLNYQFVIVGRKATQYFQRRDQPIDATYSGLEQIPTAAEANQIADQLLSLFLSEEVDRIELIYTRFLSLVSSRPVIQTLLPLDPQGLEAGDDEIFRLTTRGGKFEVEREKVASQVRALAPDMIFEQDPVQILDSLLPLYLSNQLLRALQESAASELAARMTAMSNASENAGELINTLTLSYNKARQAAITQELLEVVGGAEALT; this is encoded by the coding sequence ATGGCCAATCTAAAAGCAATACGCGATCGCATTCAGTCGGTCAAAAACACCAAAAAAATCACAGAAGCCATGCGTCTCGTAGCTGCGGCTAGAGTGCGTCGGGCGCAAGAACAAGTACTAGCGACTCGCCCCTTTGCCGATCGCTTGGCACAAGTATTATATGGTTTGCAAAGCCGTTTGCGCTTTGAAGAAGCAAACCTGCCACTACTGAAAAAAAGAGAAGTTAAGTCAGTCGGGCTATTGGTAATTTCAGGCGATCGCGGTTTATGCGGCGGCTACAATAATAACGTTATCCGTCGTGCAGAGAATCGTGCCAAGGAAATCAAGGCAGAAGGTTTAAACTATCAATTTGTGATCGTCGGGCGCAAAGCTACACAGTACTTTCAACGCCGCGATCAGCCCATTGATGCCACTTACAGCGGCTTAGAGCAAATTCCCACCGCAGCCGAAGCCAATCAGATTGCCGATCAACTACTTTCCTTATTCCTTTCGGAAGAAGTTGACCGCATCGAATTAATCTATACCAGATTTCTTTCCTTGGTTAGCTCCCGTCCTGTAATCCAAACCTTACTGCCCCTCGATCCACAAGGACTAGAAGCGGGTGATGACGAAATCTTCCGCTTGACAACCCGTGGTGGTAAATTTGAAGTCGAACGGGAGAAAGTGGCTAGCCAAGTTCGCGCGTTGGCTCCTGACATGATTTTCGAGCAAGATCCAGTACAGATCCTCGATTCTTTGTTGCCCCTGTATCTGAGTAACCAGCTATTGCGGGCGCTGCAAGAATCTGCGGCTAGTGAACTAGCAGCGCGGATGACAGCTATGAGTAATGCTAGTGAAAATGCGGGTGAATTGATTAATACCCTCACACTGTCTTACAACAAAGCTCGACAAGCTGCCATTACCCAAGAACTCCTAGAGGTTGTAGGTGGTGCTGAAGCACTAACTTAG
- a CDS encoding 2-phosphosulfolactate phosphatase codes for MIYNQSEFDLRCEWGAQGVAELAPISDVIVIVDILSFSTCVEIATNHGAIIFPYAYKDESAIDYAKSVQAELASHRQRSTTIGYSLSPKSVTQIPAGTRLVLPSPNGSFLTLLTGDTPTLAGCLRNCQAVAQFAQKYGDKIAVIPAGERWQEDGSLRPAFEDLIGAGAILSYLDGSLSPEAEVAVTTFQAFQQDLLGYLKKCSSGKELIEKGFESDVELSAAHNVSDCVPLFTNNAYVDSRLQA; via the coding sequence ATGATTTACAACCAATCAGAGTTTGATTTACGCTGTGAATGGGGGGCACAAGGAGTTGCTGAACTCGCTCCCATAAGTGATGTAATTGTGATAGTTGACATTCTCTCTTTTTCTACCTGCGTGGAAATTGCCACAAATCACGGCGCGATAATTTTTCCCTACGCATATAAAGATGAATCAGCCATAGATTATGCCAAATCAGTGCAAGCAGAGTTAGCAAGTCATAGACAACGTTCGACAACAATTGGATATTCTCTTTCGCCAAAATCGGTCACTCAGATTCCTGCTGGAACTAGACTAGTTTTACCTTCACCTAATGGTTCTTTTCTGACTTTACTTACAGGGGATACACCAACTTTGGCTGGTTGCTTGCGAAATTGCCAAGCTGTAGCGCAGTTTGCTCAAAAGTATGGCGATAAAATCGCTGTGATTCCTGCCGGTGAAAGGTGGCAAGAAGATGGTAGCCTACGTCCTGCATTTGAAGATTTAATTGGTGCTGGGGCAATTCTCAGTTATTTAGATGGCAGTCTATCACCAGAAGCCGAAGTTGCTGTAACAACATTTCAGGCTTTCCAGCAGGATTTACTGGGATACTTGAAAAAATGCAGTTCGGGTAAAGAGTTGATTGAAAAAGGTTTTGAGTCAGATGTTGAACTGTCCGCCGCCCATAACGTAAGTGATTGCGTGCCTTTATTTACTAATAATGCTTATGTAGATTCCAGGCTACAGGCTTAA
- a CDS encoding F0F1 ATP synthase subunit B', which produces MFDFDATLPFMALQFLLLAAVLNAIFYKPLTKVLDDRDSYIRTNTLEAKESLAKAERLATEYEQQLADARRQSQATVEAAQLEAKKITAEKIAEAQKEAQSQREQASVEIEQQKQEAFRTLEQQVDALSRQILEKLLGPTPVR; this is translated from the coding sequence ATGTTTGATTTCGATGCTACCTTGCCCTTCATGGCATTGCAATTCCTGCTATTAGCAGCTGTGTTGAATGCAATTTTCTATAAGCCACTGACCAAGGTACTAGACGATCGCGATAGTTACATCCGAACGAATACCCTTGAGGCGAAAGAAAGCTTGGCTAAAGCCGAACGCTTGGCTACCGAATATGAGCAGCAACTCGCAGACGCTCGCAGACAATCGCAAGCTACTGTAGAAGCCGCTCAACTTGAAGCTAAGAAAATTACTGCCGAAAAAATTGCTGAAGCCCAAAAGGAAGCCCAGTCTCAACGAGAACAAGCTTCTGTTGAAATAGAGCAACAAAAACAAGAAGCTTTTCGTACCTTAGAGCAACAAGTTGATGCTCTAAGTAGGCAGATTCTAGAAAAACTATTGGGGCCAACTCCAGTTAGATAA
- a CDS encoding type II toxin-antitoxin system VapC family toxin, translating into MTLWILDTDHVSLFQQMHPVVTRRINAVNSEDIAITIITVEEQLRGRFNVIRKASLSDALVLAYAKLEATLEFFKNVRSLGFDEYAINCYEDLIRQRIRIGTQDLRIAAIQNYRATIFWIFNEFRHSYSHLMLLAK; encoded by the coding sequence GTGACTTTATGGATACTTGATACGGATCACGTCTCACTTTTTCAACAGATGCATCCAGTTGTGACACGGCGTATTAATGCAGTCAATTCTGAAGACATTGCCATAACGATAATTACAGTTGAAGAACAACTGCGTGGGAGGTTTAATGTAATCAGAAAGGCTTCCTTATCTGATGCATTGGTATTAGCTTACGCAAAGCTAGAGGCTACTTTAGAGTTTTTCAAAAATGTGCGATCGCTAGGATTTGATGAGTATGCTATTAATTGTTACGAAGACTTGATTCGTCAAAGAATCCGCATTGGTACACAAGATTTGCGAATTGCGGCAATACAGAATTACAGGGCAACGATTTTCTGGATTTTCAACGAATTCCGGCATTCCTACAGCCATTTAATGCTCCTAGCTAAGTAA